The nucleotide sequence GAAAGGGACAATCGCAATGGATGCCCAATCAGGGACCGGGCTGTTTCGCCTCGGCCCGATCCGGGCCCTCCCAATCCTCCCGCCGATAGACCCAGTAGTGAACCAGCAGCTCGACGAAGGCGTACAGCCACGCAACAAGCAGTGCAAAGGTGACGGTAATCGCCGCCCCGGGGAAAATCGCATACACGAGATACACCGTCGCCCACGCCAAAACAAAATCCACCACGGCGGCGACAAACCCGTTCCACCTGGGGATCACAAATCGATCTGTCCAGTATCCCACCCCCGCCAACATCACCGTTCCGGCCACGAGGTGAACCAGTTGAAACGATCCATATAATGGAAAGAAAAAATGGATAAACCCCAGGCTCACAAAAGCGGCCACCACCCGCCAGAATCCGATCATCAGTGCCCGCATCCGGATCCCTCCCTCTCCCCTAGGATGGCGGATCCGGTTTCTTTCTATACCGCAAACTCACAGCGCTCCTCGATGGCGCCGCGCCTCATATAATAGCAAGGCAGCTGCCACCGCCACATTCAACGACTCACCTCCCCCGGGCATGGGGATGTGGACCTTCCCGCGACACAGATGGCGAACCTCTGGACTGATCCCCCGTCCCTCGTTCCCCAGCACGATCATCACGGGGATGTTCCAGTTCCATCGGTCATAGCGGACGCCCTCGCCCACGGCCGTCTCCACCGGCTCGACACCTTTAGCATGCCATTCGCCAATCATGTTCACCAATCGGCCCTGCCGAATCGGTACTGTAAACGCTGCCCCCATAGAACTCCGCACTGCCTTGGGCGAAAAAGGATCTGCCGTATCCTCCCCACACAAAACTCCGGTAACTCCCACGGCCCGAGCCACCCGCAGCACCGCCCCCACGTTGCCCGGATCCTGAATGCCATCTAAAGCCACCATCAAGACCGGGTCTTCCTCGGGCGCTTCCACCGCAAAACCCGGCATCGGCCGTTCGGGGATTCGCACCACCGCCGCAATCCCCTGGGGTGTGATCACCTCACACACTCGCTCCAAGACCCGGCGGTCTACCGGCTGTACCGGACATCCCTTCCCCCGGGCCTCCTCCACTAAGGAAGCCACCTCCGGGGTCTGATCCCGAGGGTCGAACAACACGACCTCAATCCCCAACCCGGAGTGCAAGGCTTCGCCAACCAGATGTGGGCCCTCGGCCAAAAAAGTTCCCCGGCGCCGGCGCTCCTTGCCGCGCCGAAGGGCCGCCCACTCTTTCACCCGGGCGTTCTGCAAGGAGCGGATCTCTTCCTCCCCCACCCCTTCACCCCCTATGCTTCCTCCTCCAGTCGGCGAAGGTCTTCATTACTCCCGATCACCACGAGGATATCCTGTTCCCTCAACCGATCGTCGGCAAGAGGCGAGATATTGATATTCTCTCCCCGTTTAATGGCCATGACGTTGCATCCGTACTTGGCCCTGATGTCGAGTTGGCGCAGCGTTTTCCCCACCATTCCTTTGCCAGCCGCCACTTCAGCAATGCTGTAATCGGGCGAAAGCTCGATGTAATCAAGAATGTTGGGCGAAACGAGATTGTGCGCGACACGTAATCCCATGTCCCGTTCCGGATGCACCACCCGATCCGCACCGATCCGGGACAGAACTTTCCCGTGCAGTTCGGTCTGGGCTTTCGCGACGATAAAAGGCACCCCCAATTCCCGGACAATTAAGGTACAGAGAATACTGGCCTGGATATCCCCACCGATCCCGACCACCGCCACGTCAAAATTCCGCAGGCCCAAAGCCCGGAGCGCCTGTTCGTCCGTCGCGTCCGCCTGAACCGCGTGGGTCACCGAATCCATAATATCTTCGATCACTTCCCGGTCTCCGTCGATCGCCAGCACTTCATGTCCCGTCTGATACAGCGTCTTGGCCACGCTGGAACCAAACCGGCCCAGTCCAATGACGACGAATTGTTTCAATAAAGCCACCTCCTATCCCACGAACAAATTCTCTTCCGGGTACCGCAGGATGGCCTTTTTCCGCCCCCGCTGCGCCAAGGCCAACCCCAAGGTCAGAGGCCCCACCCGGCCAATATACATCATCAATAAGATCATAAACCGACCCGGAGGGGATAATTCGGGGGTCAGATTCGTGGAGAGTCCCACCGTACCGAAAGCCGATGTCGTCTCATAGAGTAAACGGATAAAATTAACCGGCTCCATTAACGTCAAGATAAAGGTCCAGGTGGCGATCAACATGATCGACATAATTGCAATCGACAACGACTTGTAGATCGTTTTTGTGGAAATCGTTCGTCCGTACAACACCACGTTCTCCTTGTCGGTGATGACGGACCAGGTAAACAGGACAATGGCAGCAAAAGTCACCGTCTTGATCCCCCCGCCGGTCGAACCGGGCGAAGCGCCGATGAACATCAACACAATATCCAAGAATAAAGACGGAGTGGACAACTGGCTGATATCTACCGTGGTATACCCCGCCGTACGGCTGGTGACGCTGAGGAATAACGCCGAAAGGATCTTTCCCCTCCAATCCAAGGGCCCAAAAGTCTGAGGCCGATCCCATTCTAAAGCCAAAAAAGCCGCCGCACCCACCAGCAGCAGCCCCAGTGATGTGATCACCACAAGCTTCGTATGAAGACTCAGCCGCCGACTCCGGCGACGCTTCATAAGGTCCACGATCACCGTGAAGCCCAGACCTCCGAGGGTGATCAAGGCCATGATGGTCAGATTCACGACGGGATCCTCAGCATAACCCGACAAACTGCGAAAATCACCGAACAAATCGAACCCGGCGTTACAGAAAGCGGACACGCCATGAAAAAGCCCGAAATACAGGGCCCGCCACCAGAGCATATCGAAACTCCAACGCACAGCGAGGATGAGGGCGCCGATTCCCTCCACGGTCAACGTCATCAGCACCACATTGCGACTAAATTTGACCAGTCCCGAAAGGGTGGCCACATTGAGCGATTCCTGAATGACCAGCCGTTCTTTGAGACCGATTCGGTGCCGGGACATGATGAGCAGGAAAGTCGCCACAGTCATAAATCCCAAACCGCCGATCTGAATGAGCAGAAGAATAACCACTTGTCCAAAATGGCTGAAGTACGTTCCGGTATCGACCACCACCAGCCCGGTGACGCACACCGCGGACGTCGCTGTGAACAGCGCATCCAAAAAGTCCAGCCCCCGCCCGCTTTGGGAAGAGACGGGCAAGCTGAGAAGGACCCCCCCGACGAAGATCACAGCAGCAAATCCCAACACCAATACCCGGGCCGGGGTCCATACTGAAGGCCGGCTCGACAACCCTGTCACCCACCCATCTGATTCCGTATAATCCCTGGTCCCCTCGCCTCCAGGTACCGACTGCTCGTCCGCCGATAGTATGTATCATCACTCTACATGGGGAAAACTATTTGCTCTCGTATAAGGAAAGACCTACCAGGTAGGTCTTTCCCAAATCAAGCATTTAATTTGGTTTTGGCCAGGTTTGCCAATTCCGCAAAAGCTTTGTCGTCGTTGACGGCCAAATCCGCCAACATCTTTCGGTTGACTTCCACCCCTGCCATTTTCAATCCATGCATCAAGCGACTGTAAGAAAGGCCGTTCAACCGAGCCGCCGCATTGATCCGGCTGATCCACAGTTTGCGAAAATCCCGCTTGCGCTGCCGCCGATCTCGGTAGGCGTACATCAGCGATTTCATCACCTGCTGATTCGCCATCTTGTACAAGCGGTGTTTCGCCCCAAAATACCCCCGGGCGAGTTTAATCACCTTTTTTCTGCGGCGCCGGGTGACCGGCCCTCCTTTAACTCGTGCCATGACTCAACCCCCCTGTTTTTGGCCCTGTCTCTTCCCGCTTCGGCTTCGTTTATTTTAAATAGGTCACCAATTGCCGGACCCTCTTAAAATCCCCCTTGGAAACCAAAGCGGCTTTACGAAGTTTACGCTTCCTCTTCGGCGTCTTCCCTGTAAACAAATGGCTGTGGTACGCATGAAACCGCTTCAGTTTCCCGGATCCCGTTTTCCGGAACCGCTTTGCGGCGGCCCGTTGGGTTTTCATCTTCGGCATGCCTGCTCCTCCATTCCGTGATCAGTGGTTCGACTGCTTGGGGGCAAGAATCATGATCATGTTCCGCCCCTCTAACTTCGGAGGCCGCTCCACCACGCACAGGTTCTCCACTTCTTTCGCCATGCGCTCGAGGATCCCCTGACCAATGCGGGTGTGGGTGATCTCCCGGCCCCGGAACCGAACCGTGGCTTTCACCTTGTCCCCCTGCTCCAGAAAACGGACCACCGCCCGAAGTTTGGTTTGAAAATCGTGGTCTTCAATGTTGGGAGTGAGCCGCACTTCTTTGAGACTCACGATCTTTTGGTTGCGCCGCGCTTCTTTGTCGCGTTTGGACTGTTCGTATTTATACTTACCATAATCCATGATTCGACAAACCGGCGGCTTGGCCGTGGGCGCAACGTTGACCAGATCCAGGTTTTTTTCGGCTGCGATGCGCAGGGCATCCCGCAGCGAAACGATGCCCAACTGCTCGCCGTCCACATCGATCAACCGCACTTCCCGGGCCCGAATCTGTTCGTTCACTTGCAGATCTTCCTTGCTAATCATCTGTCACCTCCAGTGATGATCCTTCCGCCCGAGAATGGGCGGCCATAAAAAAGCGCGGAACTCTGTCCGCGCCGATTATGCATGATAAAGTCACTCGCAGGTGTGACTGGCACCTTTAAAACCCGGCAACAGCCAGCTTCGACGCCGACGGGTGAGAAGCGGACAGCTTCTACTTGGAGTTCCCTATTCTTCTGACGATGACCATCCTACCACAGCCGGGCTCACCGGTCAAGGGGTTCGGGTCCGGGCTTCTTCGGCGATCGCGACGAGGACTTCCTCGGCGGATCTCCGGCCGAGATCACCCTGTCCCCGTTTGCGAACCGATACTTCACCCGTCTGAGCCTCCTGATCCCCGATGACCAGCATGTACGGGATTTTCTGCACCTGGGCCTCCCGGACTTTGTAGCCGATTTTCTCCGCCCGCCCATCTACTTCAACTCGCAGCCCCATGGCCCTTGCCCGGCTCTGCACCTCCTTGGCGTAGGGCAGATGTCCGGCGCCAATGGTCAGGACCCGAGCTTGCACCGGTGCCAGCCACACGGGAAACGCACCGTTGTAATGCTCGATGAGAAGCCCGAAAAACCGTTCGAAGGACCCCAGTACAGCCCGGTGAATCATCACCGGCCGGTGGCGTTCATTGTCCTCGCCGACGTAGGTGAGATCAAATTTCTCGGGCATTTGAAAATCCAACTGGATGGTGCCGCATTGGTGAGAACGCCCAAGGCTGTCCTTCACGTGAAAATCGATCTTCGGCCCGTAAAAGGCGCCATCTCCTTCATTGATTTGATACTCCAGGCCTCGGCTCTCCAGGGCCTTGCGCAGTCCCTCGGTGGCCGCCTCCCACAGTTCATCAGAGCCGGTAGAATTCTCGGGCCGGGTCGACAACTCCACCCGGTAGGGAAAGCCGAACGCGGCGTACACGCGATCGATCAAGTCCATGCAGGCGAACACTTCGTCTTGGATCTGATCCGGGCGGACGAACAAGTGGGCGTCGTCCTGGGTGAACTCCCGGACTCGAAGCAGCCCGTGCAGGGCACCGGACAATTCATGGCGGTGCAGCAACCCGAACTCCGCCATCCGGATGGGCAGATCCCGATAAGATCGGACCCGGTGTTTAAAGGTGAGGGCGTGACCGGGACAATTCATGGGTTTTAAGGCGAATTCCCGTTCATCCACTTCGGTGAAATACATGTTTTCTTTGTAGTGATCCCAGTGGCCGGAACGCTCCCAGAGCACCCGGTCCATCAAGATCGGCGTCTTGACCTCTTCATAGTCGTATTCATTCAGAAACTCCCGCATGAACCGTTCCAGTTCATTGCGGATCACCATGCCCTTGGGGAGAAGAAAAGGCATCCCCGGAGCCTCGTCTGCGAAAAAGAACAATTCCAAGTCCCGTCCCACCCGTCGGTGGTCGCGCTTCCGGGCTTCCTCCACCCGGCGCAGATACTCTTCAAGCTGTCGCTGGGTGGGAAAGGCAGTGGCGTAGATGCGGGTGAGCATCTCCCGGTTGCTGTCCCCTCGCCAGTATGCACCGGCCAAAGACAACAGTTTAAACGCTTTGATTCGGCCGGTGGAGGGAAGATGCGGTCCCCGGCATAGATCGGTGAACTCCCCTTGGTGGTACACCGTGATCACCGCATCCGGGGGCAGGTCCCGAATGATCTCCACCTTGAATCGGTCGTCCCGGCCCCGGAACATCTCCAACGCCTCGTCCCGGCCGAGCACTTCCCTGCGAATGGGCAGATCTTCCTTCACCACCCGCTCCATCTCCTGCTCGATCTTGGGGAGATCTTCCGGGGTAAATTCATGATCGGCAAAATCATAGTAGAATCCATCCTCGATCACCGGTCCAATGGCGAACTTCGCGCCCGGAAAAAGGCGGCTGACAGCCTGGGCCATCACGTGGGCACAGGTGTGCCGGTACACTTCCAGGCCCTCGGGATCGTCGAGGGTGACGAATTCCACCTCCCCATCCTCTTGCACAGGCGTCGAAAGGTCTACCAGCTTCCCGTTCCACTTGGCCGCCACGGCATGTTTGCCCAAGGACCGGGACAGAGTCCCGGCCACTTCTGCCAGAGTGGCCCCCTTTTGGAATTCCCGAACCGAACCGTCTTTCAAGCGGATCCTCACAGGATCTGTCACCCGCACACTCATCCGAACTTCCTCCTTGTTTGTGCTCAAACCACACATCAAAAAAGCGCCCGCATCCCGCCGTATTGGCAGGGACGAAGACGCTCGTTCGTGGTTCCACCCTACTTTAACTTGTAAGGGGCCACGGCATTGGTCGACCATGTTTCCCTCACAAGTCCTCCTTCGCCGTTAACGCCGGCCACGGCTGCGCTTACTTGCCACCCCACGTCAGGGCGGGTTGGGCGCGCGGCTACGAGGGGGTTTTCCCAAACGTTCCTCGGTAAGGAGCTTCCACCCGCCCACATATCGGAGCGGCTCCTCTCTCTGGTCCGATCCCGCCGGTACTCTCCTCGGTCATCGCCATTGCTCACTGATCCATTCAGAACCTGAGTGACAAGGTAATCCTCTGGGGCCGTATTATAAACATCCTGCTGCCGGATGTCAATTCGCATCAGATCCCCGTCTTGGGACGGGGATCTGATGCCTTGCGCATCTGGTTTTGGGGTATTCTCATCGACCACAGCATAACCGCAACTCGCACATCGTCCAATAATCGTCTCTCAGTACGAGTGGTTGAACCCCACATACACGACATAAGACTATCTAGCTGAATTATAAGTTGCACTTAAATTATTGTCAAGACCGAATTTCCAGTCTATGAGCTTTGTTCGCTGAACCTGTCATCGTCCTCCGCCGACGTCTGCTCTCCGGACGATTTGCCCCCCCACCCGTTCAAATGATCGATGGTCCCGCTCCGATAACTGTCCATGACCTGACGGTGGGTCTCAAGAAGACTTTCGGCTTCATCTTCCAACAAGCGCCAAGTGCCAGGGCCCCATTCGTTTTCCTGAGATTCGGTGCCCCCCGGTCGTCCTTCCGGTGGACCCAGTGGACCGCGATTCGACATATGCTCCCGCCCCCTTTCGGCTTTCCCTCGTAGCCTTCGGAGCGGGCGACATTTTTATGCAAGGGCTGTCCAACTCACTTCATCACCGATGTCCCAGTTATTGACCACCTCGGATGGCAGACAGAAAGTACAGTCGATTCCCATCCGGGTCGGTGAGGCTGACCGCTCTGTACCCCCAAGGCTGGTCTTCGGGCACCCCTTCAAAATCCACCTCGCCCCGGAGTGCTTCGTACAGACGATCCACATCGGAGACGTCAAAACTAATGTGGTCGATCCCCGTCGGATTACCGACTAAATCTGGTTGGCGGCGATCCGCCGGCGCCGGCCCGGACGTCTGGAATAGGTACAGCACCGCCGTGCCCGCACGAATCGTCGCCCCGGGTGTCTCATCCTCCCCTACAACTTCGAAGCCGAGAAGCCGATAAAAAGACAGCGAACGCTGTAGGTCCCGAACCGCGACCCCGACATTATTGACACCTGTGATCACACAGCACACCTCCCTGAACATGACTGTTTACAGGTCCATCGAAGGATCTCCATTACTCTTTCGACGTCCCGGCGAAAACTCCTGTCTTATGAACTCACCGGCCGCGCCGCAGGTGGTATCGCTCAAGTCGTCTAACAGGTAAAATAGACTTAGTCTCGAAAATGCCGCCCATTTTATCTTTGAATCGGACAAGGAGTGACATTCATGGAACCGGTCGTTGTCAAAGCGATCCAAGACGAGTACCCAGACACCTTTTCGTGGTGTTACGGCTGCGGAAGACTGAATGAGAAGGGGCATCATTTTCGCACTGGATGGGAGGGGGACCAGACGGTCACCTACTTTACCCCGGAACCGCAGCACACTGCAATACCGGGTTTTGTGTACGGTGGAGTCATTGCTTCCCTCATCGATTGCCACGGAACCGGATCCGCCTCCCTGGCGCTGCACCGGAAGAACGGACACGAGGTCGGTGACGGAGCGGAACCGCCACGTTTTGTGACTGGCTCCTTAAAAGTAAAATTTATCCGACCAACGCCTCAGGGGGTCCAGTTAAAAGCGGTGGGTACGGTTCAGGAAATCAGCCCCACGAAGTGGAAAGTGGACGCGGAAGTCTATGCGGGCGATACCCTCTGCGCCAAGGGCGAAGTCATCGCCGTGTTGATGCCTGACACCTTCGTGAAACACGGTGAGCAATAGGGTCGAAAACACTCGCGAAAACAAAGGGAGGGATCTTGAACAGGTCCAGGGCAACGAGGTCATCAACACGAATCGATCCCCACAGGCTGTATCGCTTCGGTCCCCGGGCGGCTGTATCGATGGGGCGTCAATCTGGTGCGGTCTTTCATCCAGGGAATCCGGGACTGGGCCAGTGCAATCAGAGATGCCTTATTCCAGGGATTCAATAATACCAAGGCCGCCATTGAAGGCCATAGCCCGCCGTGGAAGGCGGCCTGTGAAGGCAAACACCGGCCTTTTCTGCATTTCCAGTCACTTTTTGCAGGTTGTTGCATTCTATCACATCCCCGAAAGCTCCCGAAGACAGTATTTCTGGAACCGTAGATTTGCAATAAATTTGCAATCCGCCTCAGACATGACAAAGGGGGCCGGGTAAAAAACCCGAACCCCCTTGATTTTCCTGGTGCCGGGAGCGGGGCTCGAACCCGCACGGGGCTATGCCCCAACAGATTTTAAGTCTGTTGCGTCTGCCGATTCCGCCATCCCGGCCTGGTCAAACCTGCCCTCGCGACCTGTCGGTAAACGTATACGCCACCAGAATCAAGAATATCTTGATGGCCGGGTCATGTCAAGGAGCCGCCATCGCTCCGTTAAAATCTGATATGAACGAGGCTGTCAAGTACCCGGCCCCGTGGTTCTTTGTTTGTCAGTGAAGGGCCTGGCCCGGAGTCCTGTCCATCGTCGACGGTCGGCAGTCTGATATCCGTGGATTGGTTACCACATGTCGGACCCCCGTCAGAAGGGCTGCCTCGGACTAGCGACGTGCGTCAGGATATGCCCAGTGCGGCCACCAGAGCAGGACCCATCACTTGAGTCGGGTGGCGTCTATTGGGCGTGCTCAGAAAGCCTATAGCCACCGGCCCCGTTTAACGCTTACCTTTTCCTTTCCCAGACTTATGGACATTGTAACAGTCAGCTTCTGGACTGGCAATCCCGTCAGCATTGGGCCATTATGGAATAACGGTAACAATAACGCACTCATTTACCTCTCTCAAGAAAAGTAGGTTTTTCTTCGTTTTTCTCACTCAATCGCACGATTTCGCATTTGACCATTCCGTACTCAGACTGCACAATCGTTCATGAGAGCGGTTTTGGCTCTTTGAGGGTGCACCAAAGTAGACGGTACCTGACCGTCTCCTAAATTATGGTACGCCCCTCGGATCTCCACCAAACACTTTCGTGGTTTACCCTCTCATGTCTCACAGGGTCGATGCCCTCAGCAGTCCCTCGTACGGCCTATCGAAAGGGTGGAGGCCAGCTCAGCTTTCTTACTGGGTCGTGGCCCGCATGGAGTGAATATCTGCCGGCTTCTCCGTGCTGTACGTTTGTCAAATGCAAATGAAGCGATGAAGGAGTTCTTCATGACGGACGACATTCCAAGTGTTCGCCTTGGTGGCAGCCGTCGTGAGCCTGTCAAGGCTGTTTTTTCGCCTTGACAGGCGGTTCAGGCTACCCACACTGGTGGTTGTGGCTGAATCCACACCTGTGGATTCAGCCTTCATTCAACAGAGGTGAAACACGGCCTTCTACACAGTCACTTGGTCCGCAAGCTGCCGATAAGCTGGACCCAGGGCGCGAATCGGATCATACTCCACCTGTCGAGTGCCAAGGGTAAACAGGATACGGATCAGTTTTCCACAAAGGGCGATGAGTGACTGCTTCGGCTTCAGGGCGTTGTCCACACGGGTCTTGAAGTGGTGGTGCAACAGTTTGAACTCTGGATTGATCGCAACCAGGTAAAAGACGGCTCGATACAACAGGGCCCGCAGCCTGGCTCTCCCCCGTTTGCTGATGCGGGTTTGCCCTTTATGTTTACCTGAACTGTTTTCCCTCAGGTTTAATCCCGCCAACTTGCGGATTTGGTGCCAGCTTGTGAATCGCGATAGGTCACCCACTTCGGCCAGGAAGCCAGCCACTGTGGATAAACCAAGGCCTGGGATCCGCAGCATTTGCGCTGCCCCCGGAATGTGTGTCAGGAGCTGTGCAATCTGTGCCTCTAGTTGGTTGAGTTGCTGTTGGAGCAGGTCATACTGGCTCATCAGGATCTGCAGCTCCTGACGGGCCATCCCCAGCCCTTCGGTCAGGCCAATGGACGCTTGTGCGATATCCACAAGCCGCTTGGCTGCCTTCAGTCCAACTCCGCGTCGGATCCCCACCTCCTTCCACATCTCGACAATCTGCTCCGGGTTCATTTGAGCGATATCCACAGGCAGCCAGCCCTGCCGCAGGATGGCCAACGCCGCTTTCCCGTCCCACTGCTTGAACACCGTGGGGACAAACTCCGGAAAATAGCGATCCAGCCAGTTTTGGATCCGGTGTTGTACCCGTATGAGATCCTCGTTTAAGCGTTCCCGTTGGTTCATGCCGCTGCGCAGCTCGGCGTAGACACCCACCGGAACGATCGGTTCCTGGTACCGCCCGTCTTTGACCAAACGGGCGATGGTCAGGGCATCCTTGACATCATTCTTGGTCGGTGAGTTGTCGTCGAATTCCTTGCTCTTCTTCACGTGGGACGGATTGACGTGAACCACGGAAATGCCCCGGTTCCGCAGGAACTGCCCCAAGGCCATCCAGTAGTGTCCCGTGGGCTCCATCCCGACAAGGACGTCCTCTTTGGCATAGGAATGTTTTAACCCCTTCAGCCACTGCACTAGACCTTCGAGTCCAGTCCTGGTATTCTCAAAGGTGAGGGGCTTGCCCAGTTCGATGCCTCGCCAGTCCACGCAACGAGCGACGTGGATGTGTTTGGCGACGTCAACACCGACAATGAGGGTTCCCTCCGTGATGCGCTGAATCTTGGCGTTTACATTCCTGGCCATTGCTGCTTCACCCTCCTGGTTTCTGGTTGGTTTGGACAACTACCACAATACCAGGAGGTTTTTTATGCAGCAAACCTCAAATTACTTCACTACAGGACTGCTTTCTAATCAAAGTTATCTCAGTCAGCTGTTCCACGAAACAGATTGGCCACACGCATCCCATGCGCCTCCATGGCTCTTCGAGCCTCAAGGGGTCTTCTGTTCCTCAGATGTTCAAGTATTTCCATGTGTTCTTCTAAAGATAGGCGCATGTTTTCAGGTTTAAACAAAATATCGGTTGACGTTGTATAATCAACAAGATCCCATTGAAGTTCAACCAACATGCGGATATGACTGAGCCCCGCTGTCAAGTGAATGACGTTGTGAAATTCACGATTCAGAAGAGAATATTGTTGAACTGACAGACGCCTTGATTCCATGAGTTGTATCAACTCTTCAAGCATCTGCAATTCTTCATCGCCGATGCGTTTTGATGCCCATTCCGCCAACACACCCTCCAACACCGCCCGACTGAGCAACTTCTCAAACAATTCATTAGAAGTAGAGGTGCGCACAAAGACGCCGACTTGCGGAACCATTTTAATAAAGCCTTCCTGTTCAAGGCGGGTAAACGCCTCCTGAATCGGTGTACGGCTGACCCTTAATTCTTCGGTTATCCGTTGTGCATCAATAAGTTGACCAGGCTGTAGTTCTCTGGATTGAATCTTTCTCTTAATATAAAGATAGACTTGGTCCCTTTTTCTACCATAATAATGTTCATAATGACCATCTTGTTGAGTTCCTTCAACAAGGGACAACCTCTTGCGGAACAATTTCAATTTGTTCTCCAGCTCGTCATCCGGCTGCGACCCGTTTGAACCTAAATGACTCATAGCATTCCAGCCACCCTTCCGATCCAGCAGGCTCTCAACTTAACTATATTAAACAATTCTGTGACTCAAGGGAAGGTTCCTTTGATCCAAAAGACAAATAACCCAAAACTTTGGTAGAAAGGATACCCACCAGGTGAATAAAAAAGCGTTTAATATTGAGCACGCCGTTCAAGGTCTTAGTTGGTGGCCCGCCCATGCTTTTGCGATCTCACGACTGCTCATACTTGCCGCTCTCTTTTACGTCCTCCTAAACCGCGTGTGAACAAGCGTAATTATTAATTTCTATAAAAAAGAAACTAGACTGGAGGATGATTGGTAGTAGGTCCAAAAGGGCTTTCTAGCAATTTCCTAAAAATATCGTCTGATTGCCATGTGAGACTTTCCAGCTGCAACGCATCCAGGTAAACCCTTTTTCCTGTCCGACGATCTTGAATCATTAAACGGTCGGAATTTCCGCTTGAATCTATTTTGACAATAACACTGGCAAATTCGTTTTCAACATTCATAGCCTTGTTCATGGGTTACTTTCGCCTCCTTAATACAAAACTTGGTCAAATCCAATATATGATCCCTGCTCTGGTACATAATCATAAGATGTTAATCATTAATCGAGCAGTACCAAGACATTCGTTCGCGATTAAATCTTTACTGAAACATTTTGATTGTTTTGGGCGTTTTGAGCACCCCGTTCGTAGAGAACCATCTCAAACCCCTCCTGGTGATGCTTACTTGCCTTTCCCATACTCTACCCAAGAGGGGCGGATGGTCCGATCATATGTTACAAAATTCCTCCCATTTTGATACAGTATATCAGGACCAATTTCGAATTACCAAGAAGCCTCGCCTTAGAAGAAAACGGAAATGGCCCGCGGTAAAACTCGTTGATCGAGGTAGACATAACGCCTCAAAATCTTCCATGAATCACCATCCCGAATTAAAGTATCCTCACGACGCCCCACATAATAGTACTCTTCGTGTTCTAACCTTGATTGGTAAACGATAAAGTTTGAATGCACCACAAAACTATTATCGTCCACATTATCCAAAATAAAGATATTTGTCACAAATCTCCTCGTCCTCGAACGAGGCTGTTCAGCATGCGCTAATCGCGTTTGCATTCTTTCA is from Kyrpidia tusciae DSM 2912 and encodes:
- a CDS encoding DUF2512 family protein → MRALMIGFWRVVAAFVSLGFIHFFFPLYGSFQLVHLVAGTVMLAGVGYWTDRFVIPRWNGFVAAVVDFVLAWATVYLVYAIFPGAAITVTFALLVAWLYAFVELLVHYWVYRREDWEGPDRAEAKQPGP
- a CDS encoding TrmH family RNA methyltransferase encodes the protein MGEEEIRSLQNARVKEWAALRRGKERRRRGTFLAEGPHLVGEALHSGLGIEVVLFDPRDQTPEVASLVEEARGKGCPVQPVDRRVLERVCEVITPQGIAAVVRIPERPMPGFAVEAPEEDPVLMVALDGIQDPGNVGAVLRVARAVGVTGVLCGEDTADPFSPKAVRSSMGAAFTVPIRQGRLVNMIGEWHAKGVEPVETAVGEGVRYDRWNWNIPVMIVLGNEGRGISPEVRHLCRGKVHIPMPGGGESLNVAVAAALLLYEARRHRGAL
- a CDS encoding potassium channel family protein, which encodes MKQFVVIGLGRFGSSVAKTLYQTGHEVLAIDGDREVIEDIMDSVTHAVQADATDEQALRALGLRNFDVAVVGIGGDIQASILCTLIVRELGVPFIVAKAQTELHGKVLSRIGADRVVHPERDMGLRVAHNLVSPNILDYIELSPDYSIAEVAAGKGMVGKTLRQLDIRAKYGCNVMAIKRGENINISPLADDRLREQDILVVIGSNEDLRRLEEEA
- a CDS encoding TrkH family potassium uptake protein, with the translated sequence MSSRPSVWTPARVLVLGFAAVIFVGGVLLSLPVSSQSGRGLDFLDALFTATSAVCVTGLVVVDTGTYFSHFGQVVILLLIQIGGLGFMTVATFLLIMSRHRIGLKERLVIQESLNVATLSGLVKFSRNVVLMTLTVEGIGALILAVRWSFDMLWWRALYFGLFHGVSAFCNAGFDLFGDFRSLSGYAEDPVVNLTIMALITLGGLGFTVIVDLMKRRRSRRLSLHTKLVVITSLGLLLVGAAAFLALEWDRPQTFGPLDWRGKILSALFLSVTSRTAGYTTVDISQLSTPSLFLDIVLMFIGASPGSTGGGIKTVTFAAIVLFTWSVITDKENVVLYGRTISTKTIYKSLSIAIMSIMLIATWTFILTLMEPVNFIRLLYETTSAFGTVGLSTNLTPELSPPGRFMILLMMYIGRVGPLTLGLALAQRGRKKAILRYPEENLFVG
- the rplT gene encoding 50S ribosomal protein L20, giving the protein MARVKGGPVTRRRRKKVIKLARGYFGAKHRLYKMANQQVMKSLMYAYRDRRQRKRDFRKLWISRINAAARLNGLSYSRLMHGLKMAGVEVNRKMLADLAVNDDKAFAELANLAKTKLNA
- the rpmI gene encoding 50S ribosomal protein L35 is translated as MPKMKTQRAAAKRFRKTGSGKLKRFHAYHSHLFTGKTPKRKRKLRKAALVSKGDFKRVRQLVTYLK
- the infC gene encoding translation initiation factor IF-3, whose product is MISKEDLQVNEQIRAREVRLIDVDGEQLGIVSLRDALRIAAEKNLDLVNVAPTAKPPVCRIMDYGKYKYEQSKRDKEARRNQKIVSLKEVRLTPNIEDHDFQTKLRAVVRFLEQGDKVKATVRFRGREITHTRIGQGILERMAKEVENLCVVERPPKLEGRNMIMILAPKQSNH